The following proteins come from a genomic window of Chelmon rostratus isolate fCheRos1 chromosome 23, fCheRos1.pri, whole genome shotgun sequence:
- the tifa gene encoding TRAF-interacting protein with FHA domain-containing protein A translates to MMNVSETMETEEDLLTCLHIKLYHPQQNCKGLYSLLRLGNRSRHSADDPFRLGRDTQACTFGLFDARVSRKQLALHAYRKPQSPDMLFTIQNLSQRGQLSVNGSVLGYLERMDLPDKALIRFGEYEMLIVRESGEAKGSFEVEFEVLAVPPSRETCMCVPTNTPVMDTGSYVTSTFQAELRAHFPLETDETLLCHTG, encoded by the coding sequence ATGATGAATGTGTCTGAGACaatggaaacagaggaggatCTCCTAACATGTCTCCACATCAAGCTTTATCACCCTCAGCAGAATTGTAAGGGCCTGTACAGCCTGCTTCGTCTGGGGAACAGAAGCAGACACTCAGCAGATGACCCCTTCAGGCTGGGACGTGACACCCAGGCCTGCACTTTTGGCCTGTTCGACGCCAGGGTGTCTCGCAAACAGCTGGCCCTCCATGCCTACCGAAAACCCCAGAGCCCGGACATGTTGTTCACCATCCAGAACTTGAGTCAGAGGGGGCAACTGTCGGTGAACGGCTCAGTGCTGGGCTACCTGGAAAGGATGGACCTCCCAGACAAGGCCCTGATCCGGTTTGGAGAGTACGAGATGCTGATCGTCCGTGAGTCTGGCGAGGCCAAGGGGAGCTTCGAGGTGGAGTTTGAGGTGCTGGCAGTGCCTCCATCTAGAGagacttgcatgtgtgtgcccaCCAACACACCTGTCATGGACACGGGCTCGTATGTGACGAGCACTTTCCAGGCTGAGCTCAGAGCACATTTCCCCCTGGAGACTGATGAGACTCTCTTATGCCATACAGGGTGA
- the LOC121626656 gene encoding uncharacterized protein LOC121626656 has translation MRNSTLITALLLCSLSWISVSLSQSQTVEVQPGEEVTLLCSNYTSSPSLIMWFRVVSRTQPQCICSMFKHLEGAKFCSGFENGKFEMTSNSSTLFLKIKQVDLSDSGLYFCGYRLTRGLVIVHATYLQVEDVFEGITKLMSVMLGGLTVFLIMVVICLAVQIKKLQKALVEERSPQGTECRGSDDVNYAAVTYRLQTERNHRPVTSGQVEPNVIYAATR, from the exons ATGAGGAACTCCACCTTGATAACAGCTTTACTTCTCTGCAGCCTCA gCTGGatctctgtctcactttctcaGTCTCAGACTGTGGAGGTTCAGCCTGGTGAAGAAGTCACACTGCTGTGCTCCAACTATACCAGTTCTCCCAGTCTGATAATGTGGTTCAGAGTGGTCAGTAGAACCCAGCCTCAGTGCATCTGCTCCATGTTCAAGCATCTTGAGGGTGCTAAATTCTGCAGTGGATTTGAAAATGGAAAGTTTGAAATGACATCCAACAGCTCCACTCTTTTTCTCAAAATCAAACAAGTGGATTTATCCGACTCTGGACTGTATTTCTGTGGATATCGTTTAACCAGAGGTCTGGTTATTGTCCATGCAACATATTTACAGGTTGAAG ACGTGTTTGAAGGAATAACAAAGCTGATGAGTGTGATGCTTGGCGGTCTGACTGTTTTCCTCATCATGGTCGTCATTTGTCTGGCTGTTCAAATCAAAAAGCTTCAGAAAG cacTTGTTGAAGAACGGAGCCCACAAGGGACCGAG TGTCGGGGCTCAGATGACGTGAACTATGCAGCAGTGACTTATCGCCTACAAACAGAGAGGAACCACAGGCCTGTGACATCTGGACAAGTGGAGCCAAATGTTATTTATGCTGCCACCAGATAG